A DNA window from Daucus carota subsp. sativus chromosome 3, DH1 v3.0, whole genome shotgun sequence contains the following coding sequences:
- the LOC108210562 gene encoding uncharacterized protein LOC108210562 isoform X2, with protein sequence MALHISSPSPSFQSHNFPHRLPTSSPSSLSPGSLRSRTPIPRIKKPLGFSCRSSNEDYYIYAPEDIGDGFSFSGGKYADGDGDSPADEWFKQGKYVKAHPVSGTGEKAKDPIFGLAMGGSSQASVDLFRWFCVESGSPDNPPIILIHGFPSQAYSYRKVLPVLAKNYFVIAFDWIGFGFSDKPLAKNGFDYTLDEYVSSLESLIDQLGISKVSLVVQGYFAPVVVKYASSHQEKINDLILLNPPDPLRASDKALKSAGPYKMKEADAMVYRRPYLISGSSGFALNAISRSMKKELKNYIEEMKTTLMDDTWKVQTTVCWGQRDRWLSYDGVVDFCNDSKHRLVELPRAGHHVQEDSGEEVGQLIAGIIRKRSFGIA encoded by the exons ATGGCACTCCATATCTCTTCTCCTTCTCCTTCTTTTCAGTCACATAATTTTCCTCATCGATTACCAACTTCATCCCCATCTTCGCTTTCACCAGGCTCTCTCAGATCAAGGACTCCTATTCCCCGGATCAAGAAACCGCTTGGTTTTAGCTGCCGGTCAAGCAATGAAGAT TATTATATCTATGCTCCTGAAGATATTGGTGATGGTTTCTCTTTCAGCGGAG GAAAGTATGCAGATGGAGATGGAGACAGTCCTGCTGATGAATGGTTCAAACAGGGAAAATAT GTAAAAGCTCATCCTGTTTCTGGCACTGGTGAAAAGGCAAAGGATCCGATATTTGGTCTAGCAATGGGTGGCAGTTCTCAAGCCTCTGTTGATCTTTTCAG ATGGTTTTGCGTCGAAAGTGGAAGTCCTGATAATCCTCCTATAATTTTAATCCACGGCTTCCCTTCACAG GCTTATTCATATCGTAAGGTTCTTCCCGTCCTAGCCAAGAATTACTTTGTCATTGCTTTTGATTGGATAG GCTTTGGATTTTCCGATAAGCCCCTCGCCAAAAATGGTTTTGACTACACACTGGATG AATATGTTTCGTCTCTGGAGTCTCTTATTGATCAGCTAGGCATTAGCAAGGTGTCACTTGTTGTGCAG GGATATTTTGCACCAGTTGTTGTTAAATATGCAAGCAGTCATCAAGAAAAGATAAATGATCTCATACTTCTGAACCCCCCT GACCCTCTAAGGGCCAGTGATAAAGCCTTGAAAAGTGCTGGTCCTTACAAAATGAAAGAGGCTGATGCCATGGTTTATAGAAGACCTTACCTAATATCTGGTTCCTCAGGTTTTGCACTTAACGCCATCAGTAGGTCGATGAAGAAAGAACTCAAG aactatattgaGGAAATGAAAACCACACTCATGGATGATACTTGGAAAGTTCAAACTACAGTATGTTGGGGACAGAGAGATCGGTGGCTAAGCTATGATGGAGTTGTGGATTTCTGCAATGATTCAAAGCATCGGTTGGTGGAACTTCCTAGG GCAGGGCATCATGTACAGGAGGATTCTGGTGAAGAAGTAGGACAACTCATTGCTGGAATAATTCGCAAAAGGAGTTTCGGCATTGCCTGA
- the LOC108210562 gene encoding uncharacterized protein LOC108210562 isoform X1 gives MALHISSPSPSFQSHNFPHRLPTSSPSSLSPGSLRSRTPIPRIKKPLGFSCRSSNEDYYIYAPEDIGDGFSFSGGKYADGDGDSPADEWFKQGKYVKAHPVSGTGEKAKDPIFGLAMGGSSQASVDLFRWFCVESGSPDNPPIILIHGFPSQAYSYRKVLPVLAKNYFVIAFDWIGFGFSDKPLAKNGFDYTLDEYVSSLESLIDQLGISKVSLVVQGYFAPVVVKYASSHQEKINDLILLNPPITAKHANLPSTLSIFSNFLLGEIFSQDPLRASDKALKSAGPYKMKEADAMVYRRPYLISGSSGFALNAISRSMKKELKNYIEEMKTTLMDDTWKVQTTVCWGQRDRWLSYDGVVDFCNDSKHRLVELPRAGHHVQEDSGEEVGQLIAGIIRKRSFGIA, from the exons ATGGCACTCCATATCTCTTCTCCTTCTCCTTCTTTTCAGTCACATAATTTTCCTCATCGATTACCAACTTCATCCCCATCTTCGCTTTCACCAGGCTCTCTCAGATCAAGGACTCCTATTCCCCGGATCAAGAAACCGCTTGGTTTTAGCTGCCGGTCAAGCAATGAAGAT TATTATATCTATGCTCCTGAAGATATTGGTGATGGTTTCTCTTTCAGCGGAG GAAAGTATGCAGATGGAGATGGAGACAGTCCTGCTGATGAATGGTTCAAACAGGGAAAATAT GTAAAAGCTCATCCTGTTTCTGGCACTGGTGAAAAGGCAAAGGATCCGATATTTGGTCTAGCAATGGGTGGCAGTTCTCAAGCCTCTGTTGATCTTTTCAG ATGGTTTTGCGTCGAAAGTGGAAGTCCTGATAATCCTCCTATAATTTTAATCCACGGCTTCCCTTCACAG GCTTATTCATATCGTAAGGTTCTTCCCGTCCTAGCCAAGAATTACTTTGTCATTGCTTTTGATTGGATAG GCTTTGGATTTTCCGATAAGCCCCTCGCCAAAAATGGTTTTGACTACACACTGGATG AATATGTTTCGTCTCTGGAGTCTCTTATTGATCAGCTAGGCATTAGCAAGGTGTCACTTGTTGTGCAG GGATATTTTGCACCAGTTGTTGTTAAATATGCAAGCAGTCATCAAGAAAAGATAAATGATCTCATACTTCTGAACCCCCCT ATAACAGCGAAACATGCCAACCTCCCTTCAACTCTGTCCATATTCAGTAACTTTTTGCTGGGAGAAATATTTTCACAG GACCCTCTAAGGGCCAGTGATAAAGCCTTGAAAAGTGCTGGTCCTTACAAAATGAAAGAGGCTGATGCCATGGTTTATAGAAGACCTTACCTAATATCTGGTTCCTCAGGTTTTGCACTTAACGCCATCAGTAGGTCGATGAAGAAAGAACTCAAG aactatattgaGGAAATGAAAACCACACTCATGGATGATACTTGGAAAGTTCAAACTACAGTATGTTGGGGACAGAGAGATCGGTGGCTAAGCTATGATGGAGTTGTGGATTTCTGCAATGATTCAAAGCATCGGTTGGTGGAACTTCCTAGG GCAGGGCATCATGTACAGGAGGATTCTGGTGAAGAAGTAGGACAACTCATTGCTGGAATAATTCGCAAAAGGAGTTTCGGCATTGCCTGA
- the LOC108210994 gene encoding photosystem I reaction center subunit XI, chloroplastic, with amino-acid sequence MAAATASTMANQLKTSFTSSVTRGLVSPKGLCGAPLRVLPSRRNSAFTVKAVQAEKPTYQVIQPINGDPFIGSLETPVTSSPLIAWYLSNLPAYRTAVNPLLRGVEVGLAHGLLLVGPFVKAGPLRNTEFAGAAGSLAAGGLVTILSICLTMYGIASFKEGEPSIAPALTLTGRKKKPDQLQTADGWAKFTGGFFFGGISGVTWAYFLLYVLDLPYFVK; translated from the exons ATGGCTGCTGCAACTGCCTCAACAATGGCTAACCAACTCAAGACCAGTTTTACTTCATCAGTAACAAGAGGGCTTGTCAGTCCCAAAGGTCTCTGTGGAGCTCCACTTCGAGTCTTACCTTCGAGGAGAAACTCTGCCTTCACTGTCAAGGCTGTTCAGGCTGAAAAG CCTACATATCAAGTAATTCAGCCAATCAATGGTGACCCATTCATTGGTAGCCTGGAAACTCCAGTGACATCAAGCCCATTGATCGCATGGTACCTTTCCAACCTTCCAGCCTACAGGACAGCTGTCAATCCACTTCTCAGAGGGGTCGAGGTTGGTCTAGCTCATGGGCTCCTTCTTGTTGGTCCATTTGTAAAGGCTGGTCCATTGAGGAACACAGAATTTGCAGGTGCAGCTGGATCTCTAGCAGCAGGCGGGCTGGTAACAATTCTTAGCATATGTTTGACTATGTATGGGATTGCATCATTCAAAGAGGGAGAGCCATCGATTGCACCAGCATTGACCTTAACTGGGAGGAAGAAGAAGCCTGATCAACTTCAAACTGCTGATGGATGGGCCAAGTTCACCGGAGGATTCTTCTTTGGTGGAATCTCTGGTGTCACCTGGGCTTATTTCCTTCTCTACGTTCTTGATCTTCCTTACTTTgtgaaatag